A genomic stretch from Candidatus Baltobacteraceae bacterium includes:
- a CDS encoding nitrilase-related carbon-nitrogen hydrolase — translation MKIAIIQTKPRKGDRDANVRDLIDAFKQLHEDPPDLVALPEAALTGYFLEGGVYELAETAAAFARRLGAAWRASGARKPVEIVSGFFENDEGTYYNSAVYAKLDPSGAAQIVHVHRKLFLPTYGVFDEERFHSRGRRLETFGTAFGRAAIMICEDAWHGIVPTIAAVKGARVFLIPSASPGRGIGTPGELESIGRWRSLLQNYASEHGVFIIYAGLAGFEGGKGMTGSSQIIGPRGEVIVSAGALEACIVRARIDLAEIDVARAGLPLLGDLHAVLPDLLAELENPSAGEIPSEMRR, via the coding sequence GATTTGATCGACGCGTTCAAACAGCTGCACGAAGATCCGCCGGATCTCGTCGCCCTCCCGGAAGCTGCATTGACCGGGTATTTCCTCGAAGGCGGCGTTTACGAACTCGCCGAGACCGCGGCGGCGTTTGCACGCAGGCTGGGTGCCGCATGGCGGGCTTCGGGTGCGCGCAAGCCGGTCGAGATCGTCAGCGGTTTCTTCGAAAACGACGAAGGCACGTATTACAACAGCGCCGTCTATGCGAAGCTTGATCCGTCCGGGGCGGCGCAGATCGTTCACGTTCATCGTAAGCTCTTTTTGCCGACCTATGGGGTCTTCGACGAAGAGCGTTTTCATTCAAGAGGAAGACGCCTCGAGACGTTTGGGACGGCATTCGGCCGCGCCGCGATCATGATTTGCGAGGACGCTTGGCACGGCATCGTCCCGACGATTGCGGCGGTCAAGGGCGCGCGGGTTTTTCTGATTCCGAGCGCATCGCCCGGGCGCGGCATCGGGACGCCGGGGGAACTGGAGAGCATCGGACGTTGGCGTTCGCTCTTGCAAAATTATGCGAGCGAACACGGTGTCTTCATCATCTACGCGGGATTGGCCGGCTTCGAGGGCGGCAAGGGAATGACCGGAAGCTCGCAGATTATCGGTCCTCGCGGTGAGGTGATCGTCTCGGCGGGCGCGCTCGAAGCGTGCATCGTTCGCGCCCGGATCGATCTCGCGGAGATCGACGTGGCGCGTGCCGGCCTGCCTTTGCTCGGCGATTTGCATGCGGTGCTCCCGGATCTGCTTGCGGAGCTCGAGAACCCGAGCGCGGGAGAGATCCCAAGCGAGATGCGCCGATGA